A genomic stretch from Lathyrus oleraceus cultivar Zhongwan6 chromosome 2, CAAS_Psat_ZW6_1.0, whole genome shotgun sequence includes:
- the LOC127122347 gene encoding uncharacterized protein LOC127122347, giving the protein MLAVFIYGLVLFPTHEGFIDSTAISIFWVVWKDKQSLVPPLLANTFHTLHTRHQKKNGMLICCLPLLYNWLISYVFKPDAHISEMSSGEWARTLVSLSSKDIIWYRHKLNVEEIIINCGSFPNVPLIGSKGCISYNPMLALRQFGYPMRGKPDDKELEEMVLNDMGTNDPFLLRKIIRSWEKVHTKGTKIVKKNDASRVPYQQWISERIKVVKLPFSIEIPLRSTSPELVPVSLEEMEELRAMVAKLGKEKDDLQSKLYKETGKNMILKRKSNQRKELLEESRKKNRIEQDLKERVLECLDQADSGLGSLRDELAKAKRDGQEWKRWWDLATKQKK; this is encoded by the coding sequence ATGCTAGCTGTTTTCATATATGGGCTAGTATTGTTCCCAACCCATGAAGGTTTTATAGATTCAACTGCCATAAGTATCTTTTGGGTCGTTTGGAAGGATAAACAAAGTTTGGTTCCTCCACTATTAGCTAACACTTTTCATACTTTGCATACTCGACATCAAAAGAAGAATGGAATGTTGATATGTTGCCTTCCATTGCTCTATAATTGGCTTATCTCATATGTGTTCAAGCCTGATGCTCACATCAGTGAGATGTCCAGTGGGGAGTGGGCAAGAACTCTGGTGTCTTTGTCTAGTAAGGATATCATTTGGTACCGACACAAGCTGAATGTTGAAGAAATCATTATCAATTGTGGTAGTTTCCCAAATGTACCACTAATAGGATCTAAAGGTTGCATCAGCTACAACCCCATGTTAGCTTTGCGACAGTTTGGATACCCTATGCGTGGGAAGCCCGATGATAAAGAGTTAGAAGAGATGGTTTTGAATGATATGGGAACCAATGATCCTTTTCTCCTCCGTAAGATCATTCGATCTTGGGAAAAGGTGCATACCAAAGGAACAAAAATAGTAAAGAAGAATGATGCATCAAGGGTTCCTTATCAGCAATGGATCTCGGAGAGGATCAAAGTTGTGAAGCTCCCTTTTTCTATAGAGATTCCTCTAAGGTCTACCTCACCAGAACTAGTCCCTGTTTCTCTTGAAGAGATggaagaacttcgagccatggtaGCTAAACTTGGAAAGGAGAAAGATGATCTACAATCTAAACTCTACAAAGAAACTGGGAAAAATATGATTCTCAAAAGGAAGAGTAACCAAAGGAAGGAACTTTTGGAGGAGAGTCGTAAGAAGAACAGAATTGAGCAAGATCTCAAGGAAAGAGTCTTGGAATGCCTAGATCAGGCTGATAGTGGATTAGGTTCACTCCGTGATGAGTTAGCTAAGGCTAAACGAGATGGACAAGAGTGGAAGCGTTGGTGGGACCTAGCCACTAAGCAAAAGAAGTAG